The following coding sequences lie in one Girardinichthys multiradiatus isolate DD_20200921_A chromosome 13, DD_fGirMul_XY1, whole genome shotgun sequence genomic window:
- the ahdc1 gene encoding AT-hook DNA-binding motif-containing protein 1 — MSGLLDLLHSGQTGAPSGPGETQTEKKGCTVGLEGLESPECWTGELTLHGAFQDPFHDGLALVTSDIVPASPSILATDAHLQERLGHSIYLQSDSETCMTAEADTFSETPRNMQTHVDPEVHGEAFSNPHMDNCGLVEISNRTDSIDSELSKTLSLEAMNTTSPQILPLAIGNHPAPTNPLEAPVRTAEFDTSSNYGSVPSGRNPITVSSSLPVETEKKYALRSSGRPRFPLHLRKSSRLHRSMEDGGKGAGRDRGREEEETLEEKIWRVKEEEVTDADKDERPSVEAVLPASTCHKDTTLSSVEPKPAPKPLLKPGPRLGHRPGPKSRCKPPLKYVHKAAPKSILKQRLAAQALRQCAASPLSFESPPSAPLLTMKREPDADLGVCPPTNSKKGRYVGVRKIVVKVPRIPVSLSRRQKSYKISSLETVTGAEKNNNGSSEGSEATREPTALLRMKNNGKSVMVMFPPGELPVILKRRRGRPPKQPLPGIQVEAPSAGTAAVTGDQPKKPRRRRRTKLPCPYPSYVNDTNDVKTEYGDVLSKLAFLNRQPPATGRCSPPRCWTPSEPESFHTPLENPGISTLLHRLTGTRRPRGGRGGGLGRGGGAAGGVMGSESNKSTFSDFFESIGRKRKLNLLSQHGLPRKRRKGVGGGVGRGGGMVGTAPGGEKIVRRRRIRKNGAFKGGGLGQEWPNGTGGWEEEGVMDKERALGGYQLCGSPRGGFSSCNVGRGGTYSGLGGSKGGGPAGEDSQGLFAGYFRSLLDSDDSSDLLDMSSQSDPRKSSSSTYDPSSSAASHNWSPPFPKWSTKGANAGVEVSAHPHGSSARPPYSYGSLAQISPTTPSYPKSTPPSLSHAPSSPHPASYGHYLSGYSCSPPVGPQRSSDCSFGYGSPHGSGKGTPANQMGYSNFQGASKRTFSGYPAVSHSPMGRGESAGPTSPGGGYMSVAKGSPFSPCAPEGYKQYNSNQWSCRQAFGGWSADNFGSQYHGYSEYGSSESKDILDISNYTPQKAKRQPFPESLSESSSDSSHVGSTAPITGPSSTGGSYKQNEAGSVSGGLSSLSSLEKLMMDWHESASGPSYNWSQDVLFQGGGTSKPGRGRRKRTEQQLEKEGGSALHSDSPSSPSPTPALGPKRGGAGGRGRGSRGGRGGLSPCQRERPTGSKGRGKTASASGAGMIASAGGPEGSGLFQEGVDYYSGDSSSLSPLATPNPAPPSSYLQDTCEYPSPYSAHPSTPSSEERYPALYPGESSSSLSPSVSSPPYPPKPTPPPTHSYHLLPSRTFSPSCSPSPRLTPHCGIALSPSHRPPPKDPQFSQYDSPSYCSSPYWYGQTSHSGSPSPHSNTSVHAHSNPHASPHGNAHPNPLTNPTLNTHTHISDTQHQSHTNLSSHTSLHSASHLQSSQPHLNTHLPSHVHPNPSPGLLSHSTPGLYEERSPPSAMASHKRDLVPHSMSTGLRHGLLPHSSYSKPPLDTSPHQEDTSGFSLPQQTYQGVGHRYPSQTAQGGGVLCQLLDPVSDDSFSVTSL; from the exons ATGAGTGGCTTGTTGGATCTTCTGCATTCAGGCCAAACTGGCGCTCCATCAGGTCCTGGGGAGACTCAGACTGAGAAGAAGGGTTGTACTGTTGGACTGGAGGGACTGGAAAGTCCCGAGTGCTGGACAGGGGAGCTCACACTCCATGGCGCGTTCCAGGATCCCTTTCATGATGGCCTGGCACTTGTGACATCTGACATTGTCCCCGCCTCTCCATCCATCCTGGCAACTGATGCTCATCTGCAGGAAAGGCTGGGGCACAGCATCTACCTGCAGAGTGACTCTGAGACCTGCATGACAGCTGAGGCGGACACATTTTCAGAGACACCCAGAAACATGCAAACACACGTAGACCCAGAAGTGCATGGAGAGGCTTTCTCAAACCCACACATGGACAACTGTGGACTCGTGGAAATCAGCAATCGCACAGATTCTATAGATTCAGAACTGTCGAAAACTCTCTCACTAGAGGCCATGAACACAACCTCACCTCAGATTTTGCCTTTGGCGATTGGCAATCATCCTGCACCTACCAATCCGCTGGAGGCCCCAGTCCGGACTGCGGAGTTTGACACGTCATCAAACTATGGTTCAGTCCCCTCTGGCCGTAACCCAATAACGGTCTCCTCTTCTCTCCCTGTAGAGACAGAGAAGAAGTATGCACTCCGCAGCTCTGGGCGTCCTCGCTTCCCCTTGCACCTGCGCAAATCCTCTCGCCTGCATCGAAGCATGGAGGATGGAGGGAAAGGAGCAGGCAGGGACAGGGGACGAGAAGAGGAGGAAACATTAGAGGAGAAGATCTGGAGGGTTAAAGAGGAGGAAGTCACTGATGCTGATAAAGATGAACGTCCTTCTGTGGAGGCTGTTCTACCTGCATCTACCTGCCATAAAGATACCACTCTTTCTTCCGTTGAACCTAAACCTGCTCCCAAACCTTTACTTAAACCTGGGCCCAGACTTGGGCATAGACCTGGACCTAAATCCAGGTGCAAGCCTCCACTGAAATATGTGCATAAAGCAGCTCCTAAGAGCATTTTAAAGCAGCGTCTGGCAGCACAGGCCCTCCGCCAGTGTGCTGCCTCTCCTCTCTCATTTGAATCTCCTCCATCTGCTCCTTTGTTGACtatgaagagagaacctgatgCAGACTTGGGGGTCTGTCCTCCCACTAACAGCAAAAAAGGGCGTTATGTTGGT GTCAGGAAGATTGTTGTAAAGGTGCCTCGCATTCCTGTCAGCCTTAGCCGCCGACAGAAGAGCTATAAAATTTCCAGTTTGGAAACAGTTACAGGGGCCGAGAAGAATAACAACGGCAGTTCGGAGGGGTCTGAAGCAACACGAGAGCCAACTGCACTTCTTCGCATGAAAAACAATGGGAAAAGTGTTATGGTGATGTTCCCTCCTGGAGAGCTCCCCGTGATTCTCAAACGCAGGCGGGGACGACCGCCTAAACAGCCTTTGCCAGGAATACAGGTCGAAGCTCCCAGTGCTGGGACTGCTGCGGTAACTGGGGACCAGCCCAAGAAGCCTAGGAGGCGACGTCGGACTAAACTCCCTTGCCCATATCCATCCTATGTTAATGACACAAATGATGTGAAAACTGAATATGGGGATGTTCTCTCCAAATTGGCATTTTTAAACCGCCAGCCCCCAGCTACTGGCCGCTGCTCCCCTCCTCGCTGTTGGACACCAAGTGAGCCAGAATCCTTTCACACCCCCTTGGAAAACCCTGGAATATCCACCCTGCTCCATAGGCTCACCGGGACTAGACGCCCCAGAGGTGGCAGAGGAGGGGGGCTTGGCAGAGGTGGCGGAGCAGCGGGGGGCGTCATGGGCAGCGAGAGCAATAAGAGCACATTCAGTGACTTCTTTGAATCTATTGGAAGAAAGCGGAAACTGAACCTCCTGTCTCAGCATGGATTACCGAGAAAAAGACGGAAGGGTGTGGGAGGAGGGGTGGGTAGGGGAGGGGGTATGGTGGGAACAGCGCCTGGGGGCGAGAAAATAGTCAGAAGAAGACGGATTAGAAAAAATGGTGCATTTAAAGGGGGAGGACTGGGGCAAGAATGGCCCAATGGGACAGGTGGATGGGAAGAAGAGGGGGTTATGGATAAGGAAAGAGCTTTGGGTGGGTATCAACTCTGTGGATCTCCAAGAGGGGGCTTTTCCAGTTGTAATGTTGGACGAGGAGGGACCTACAGTGGTCTTGGTGGAAGCAAAGGGGGTGGGCCAGCAGGAGAGGACTCACAAGGACTATTTGCTGGTTATTTTCGATCCCTGCTCGATTCTGATGACTCCTCAGACCTGCTGGACATGTCCTCCCAGTCAGACCCCCGCAAATCTTCATCCTCTACCTATGATCCATCCAGCTCAGCTGCCTCTCACAACTGGTCCCCTCCATTCCCCAAGTGGAGCACTAAAGGAGCAAATGCAGGGGTGGAGGTTTCAGCGCATCCGCATGGCTCCTCTGCGAGGCCTCCTTATAGTTATGGAAGCTTAGCCCAAATATCTCCCACCACCCCTTCGTATCCTAAATCCACTCCACCATCTCTCTCACACGCTCCCAGCTCCCCCCATCCTGCCTCTTATGGTCACTACCTCTCTGGTTACTCCTGCTCCCCTCCTGTAGGGCCTCAAAGGTCCTCAGACTGCAGCTTTGGATATGGGTCACCTCATGGCAGTGGCAAAGGGACTCCTGCCAATCAAATGGGTTATTCTAATTTCCAAGGAGCAAGCAAAAGAACATTTAGTGGTTATCCAGCAGTAAGCCATTCCCCCATGGGGAGGGGGGAGTCAGCAGGACCCACATCGCCTGGAGGAGGGTACATGTCCGTGGCCAAAGGTAGCCCCTTCAGCCCCTGTGCCCCAGAGGGTTACAAGCAGTACAACTCCAACCAGTGGAGCTGCAG gcaAGCTTTTGGTGGCTGGTCAGCAGACAACTTTGGGTCTCAGTATCATGGCTATAGTGAATATGGCTCCAGTGAGTCCAAAGACATCTTGGATATCTCAAACTACACCCCCCAGAAGGCTAAGCGACAACCGTTTCCTGAGAGCCTGTCAGAATCCTCCTCGGACTCCTCACATGTTGGCTCAACAGCGCCTATTACTGGACCCAGCTCCACTGGTGGCAGCTATAAGCAGAATGAGGCTGGCTCTGTGAGTGGAGGCTTATCGAGCCTGTCCAGCCTGGAGAAACTAATGATGGACTGGCATGAGAGTGCTTCAGGACCATCATACAACTGGAGCCAGGATGTCCTTTTCCAAGGTGGGGGGACCAGCAAACCCGGCCGTGGTCGCAGAAAACGGACTGAACAACAATTAGAAAAGGAAGGTGGTTCTGCCTTACATTCCGATTCCCCATCTAGTCCTTCCCCAACACCTGCTCTTGGACCTAAGCGGGGAGGGGCTGGAGGACGGggcagaggttctagaggaggtAGAGGAGGCCTGTCTCCATGTCAGAGAGAGCGTCCAACTGGGTCCAAAGGCAGGGGCAAGACGGCCTCTGCGTCAGGAGCAGGAATGATAGCATCTGCTGGGGGTCCAGAGGGGTCTGGGTTGTTCCAGGAGGGGGTGGATTATTACAGTGGAGACAGTAGCAGTCTCTCTCCCCTGGCCACTCCTAATCCTGCTCCACCTTCCAGCTACCTCCAGGACACCTGTGAGTACCCCTCCCCTTACTCAGCCCATCCCTCCACACCATCCTCTGAAGAGCGATATCCAGCCTTATACCCTGGTGAATCCTCCTCTTCCCTTTCACCCAGTGTGTCATCTCCCCCTTACCCTCCCAAGCCCACCCCTCCTCCGACCCATTCCTACCACCTTCTCCCATCCAGGACCTTTTCCCCCTCCTGCTCCCCCTCCCCACGATTAACACCCCACTGTGGCATAGCGCTCAGCCCCTCACACCGACCTCCTCCAAAAGACCCCCAGTTTTCTCAGTATGACTCCCCCAGCTACTGCAGCTCTCCTTACTGGTATGGACAGACATCGCACAGCGGTAGCCCAAGCCCGCACTCAAACACATCTGTGCATGCCCACAGCAATCCACACGCAAGTCCTCATGGAAATGCACATCCTAATCCCCTAACCAATCCAACCctaaacacgcacacacacataagtGACACACAACATCAGAGCCACACAAACCTGAGCTCACACACCAGCCTTCATTCAGCCTCACACCTCCAAAGCAGTCAGCCCCACCTTAACACTCACCTCCCCTCCCACGTACACCCCAACCCCAGCCCTGGTCTGCTCTCCCACTCAACCCCTGGGCTTTACGAGGAGCGCAGCCCTCCATCTGCCATGGCCTCCCACAAGCGGGATTTGGTCCCTCACAGCATGAGCACAGGCCTTCGCCACGGTCTCCTCCCTCATTCGTCTTACTCCAAACCTCCTCTAGACACCTCACCCCATCAGGAGGACACCAGTGGCTTCTCCCTGCCCCAGCAAACCTACCAGGGTGTAGGACATCGCTACCCTTCTCAGACCGCTCAGGGTGGAGGGGTGCTGTGCCAGCTCCTGGACCCAGTCAGTGATGACAGCTTCAGCGTCACCAGCCTGTAA